One segment of Micromonospora parathelypteridis DNA contains the following:
- a CDS encoding tetratricopeptide repeat protein codes for MSTRQIFGSLACGAVLLAGVPACSEKPAEKPTSSAGNNGKANGGTTPEELLKLGVEQGQAGNFDAAKATFEKVVAAEANNKFAWFNLGYIAQSRNQADEAVGNYDKALAADGNYRPALYNKAIALESKAPATSMEIYRKVVSIDDKSSTAYLRLGMLLSQSGEDAAARDAFKAAIRLDKELTSAVPAKYRPAPKAPPSTPAGR; via the coding sequence ATGAGCACGCGTCAGATATTCGGGTCACTCGCCTGTGGTGCGGTCCTGCTGGCCGGAGTCCCGGCATGCAGCGAGAAGCCTGCTGAGAAGCCGACGAGCAGCGCCGGCAACAACGGCAAGGCGAACGGTGGCACCACACCGGAGGAGCTGCTCAAGCTCGGTGTCGAGCAGGGCCAAGCCGGCAACTTCGACGCGGCGAAGGCCACCTTCGAGAAGGTGGTGGCCGCAGAGGCCAACAACAAGTTCGCCTGGTTCAACCTGGGTTACATCGCCCAGTCGCGCAACCAGGCCGACGAGGCGGTCGGCAACTACGACAAGGCATTGGCGGCCGACGGCAACTACCGGCCGGCCCTCTACAACAAGGCCATTGCACTGGAAAGCAAGGCGCCGGCGACGTCGATGGAGATCTATCGCAAGGTCGTGTCGATCGACGACAAGTCGTCGACGGCCTACCTCCGGCTGGGCATGCTGCTGTCCCAGTCCGGTGAGGACGCCGCGGCGCGGGACGCCTTCAAGGCGGCGATCCGGCTGGACAAGGAGCTCACCTCAGCCGTGCCGGCGAAGTACCGTCCGGCCCCGAAGGCCCCGCCCTCGACTCCGGCGGGTAGGTGA
- a CDS encoding glycosyltransferase: MRTPRVTVFTGSNRTRFIDECFQSLVEQTFTDWEWVVVLNQGSRWRPERHDDRIRLIVQDNLNGVGAVKRFACAEATGDILVELDDDDLLSSDCLQEIVDAFDSNPEVGFVYSDTAQIQEDGGRCEDRFASSFGWRHYDEKVDGREVLACQAMPPTPHNVSYIWYAPNHVRAFRRDIYEKVGGYDESLDVADDADLMARFYQVSEFHHIQKCLYLQRMHAKNTQRIPDFNARIQQRTVEIYDRNIQQNALAWSRRQGLMALDLGAAHNKPEGYLGLDYHDGSGVDIVCDITKGVDLPDNSVGVIRAVDFLEHIPDKIALFNELYRLLAPNGMLLSLTPSTDGRGAYQDPTHVAFYNENSFWYFTDANYSRFVPEIKCRFQASRLVTYFPSEWHQTHNIPYVSANLIAIKDDAQRNGGQLKI, translated from the coding sequence ATGCGTACGCCGCGTGTAACGGTCTTCACGGGGAGCAACCGCACCCGTTTCATCGACGAATGTTTTCAGTCGCTGGTCGAGCAGACTTTCACCGACTGGGAATGGGTGGTCGTTCTCAACCAGGGATCTCGATGGCGGCCCGAGAGGCATGACGATCGAATCCGGCTCATTGTCCAGGACAACCTGAACGGCGTTGGCGCGGTGAAGCGGTTCGCCTGCGCCGAGGCCACCGGCGACATCCTGGTTGAGCTTGACGACGACGACCTGCTCAGCAGCGACTGTCTGCAAGAGATCGTCGACGCCTTCGACTCCAACCCGGAGGTGGGGTTCGTATACAGCGACACCGCGCAGATCCAGGAGGACGGCGGCCGTTGTGAAGACCGTTTCGCGAGTTCGTTCGGCTGGCGGCACTACGACGAGAAGGTGGACGGCCGCGAGGTGCTGGCCTGCCAGGCGATGCCGCCGACGCCGCACAATGTGAGCTACATCTGGTACGCGCCGAACCATGTGCGGGCCTTCCGGCGGGACATCTACGAGAAGGTTGGCGGATACGACGAGTCGCTCGACGTCGCGGACGACGCCGATCTCATGGCTCGGTTCTACCAGGTGAGCGAGTTCCATCACATCCAGAAGTGCCTGTACCTGCAGCGGATGCATGCCAAGAACACGCAGCGCATTCCGGACTTCAACGCCCGCATCCAGCAGCGCACGGTGGAGATCTACGACCGCAATATTCAACAGAACGCGCTGGCCTGGTCACGGCGGCAGGGGTTGATGGCACTCGACCTGGGTGCGGCCCACAACAAGCCCGAAGGGTATCTCGGGCTGGACTACCACGACGGGTCGGGCGTCGACATCGTCTGCGACATAACGAAGGGCGTCGACCTGCCGGACAACAGCGTCGGGGTCATCCGGGCTGTGGATTTCCTGGAGCACATTCCGGACAAGATCGCCCTGTTCAACGAGTTGTACCGACTCCTCGCGCCGAACGGGATGCTGCTGTCGCTGACACCCAGCACCGACGGTCGGGGCGCCTACCAGGATCCGACGCATGTGGCGTTCTACAACGAAAACTCGTTCTGGTACTTCACGGACGCCAACTATTCCCGGTTCGTGCCGGAGATCAAGTGCCGGTTCCAGGCGTCGCGGTTGGTCACGTACTTCCCGAGCGAATGGCACCAGACGCACAACATCCCGTACGTCTCCGCGAATCTCATCGCGATCAAGGACGATGCCCAGCGCAACGGCGGCCAACTGAAGATATGA
- a CDS encoding XdhC family protein, whose translation MRDIVDGLTRWRTAGVAFAVATVVRTWQSAPRPAGAAMAVSAHGEVLGSISGGCVEGAVYELCRSALETGTAHTQTFGVSDDDAFDVGLTCGGTIQVLIQPGVALTEPDEVLAAISDGRPVATASVENAQLVIWPDRVAGSLGAPDLDDATARQAAGMLALGVSGTIHLGRQGEQRGDDVGVYVQSYVPPPRMIIFGAIDFAAAMARIGKFLGYHVTVCDARPVFATRARFPDADDLVVKWPHAYLESTTVDDRTVLCVLTHDPKFDVPLLQVALHTPARYIGVMGSRRAHDDRMRRLREAGVQESALARLHSPIGLDLGARTPEETAVAIAAEITAEAWGGSGRPLSDVRTPIHHT comes from the coding sequence ATGCGGGACATCGTCGACGGGCTGACGCGCTGGCGCACTGCCGGAGTCGCGTTCGCCGTCGCGACCGTCGTGCGAACCTGGCAGTCGGCGCCCCGCCCGGCGGGCGCGGCGATGGCCGTCTCCGCCCACGGTGAGGTCCTCGGAAGCATCTCGGGCGGCTGCGTCGAGGGTGCCGTCTACGAGCTCTGCCGCAGCGCGTTGGAGACCGGAACGGCCCACACCCAGACCTTCGGCGTCAGCGACGACGACGCGTTCGACGTCGGCCTGACCTGCGGCGGCACGATCCAGGTCCTGATCCAACCGGGCGTCGCGCTGACCGAGCCCGACGAGGTGCTCGCCGCGATCTCCGACGGCCGTCCGGTCGCCACCGCATCGGTCGAGAACGCCCAACTGGTGATCTGGCCCGACCGGGTCGCGGGCAGCCTGGGCGCACCCGACCTGGACGACGCGACGGCCCGGCAGGCGGCGGGGATGCTCGCCCTCGGTGTCAGCGGCACGATCCACCTGGGCCGGCAGGGGGAGCAGCGCGGCGACGACGTGGGCGTGTACGTGCAGTCGTACGTGCCGCCGCCCCGGATGATCATCTTCGGCGCTATCGACTTCGCCGCCGCGATGGCCCGGATCGGCAAGTTCCTCGGTTACCACGTCACGGTCTGCGACGCCCGTCCGGTGTTCGCCACCCGCGCGCGCTTCCCGGACGCCGACGACCTCGTCGTCAAGTGGCCGCACGCGTACCTGGAGTCGACGACCGTCGACGACCGCACGGTGCTCTGCGTCCTGACCCACGACCCCAAGTTCGACGTGCCGCTGCTCCAGGTCGCCCTGCACACACCCGCCCGCTACATCGGCGTGATGGGCAGCCGCCGGGCACACGACGACCGGATGCGCCGGCTGCGGGAGGCCGGTGTGCAGGAGAGTGCGCTGGCCCGGCTCCACTCACCGATCGGGCTGGACCTGGGAGCGCGGACACCGGAGGAGACGGCTGTGGCGATCGCCGCCGAGATCACCGCCGAGGCCTGGGGCGGCTCGGGTCGACCGCTCAGCGACGTGCGGACCCCGATCCACCACACCTGA
- a CDS encoding FAD binding domain-containing protein, producing MQVPAPFEYERATSVDHAISLLERLGGTARLIAGGHSLLPMMKLRLANFDYLIDINDLHAELGYIETGPDEVRIGAMTRHRELLESAVLAAAFPIFADAERVIADPVVRNRGTLGGSLCQADPSEDLSAVCTTLDARCVIRGPGGAERVVSMEEFHVGPYETAVADGEILVEIRLPVRPGCGSAYAKVERRAGDWAVVSAGSAVWLDGGAIVDARVGLAAVGPNTTGIPEISAALRGQEPSESLFEQAGAIAARSCDPVTDQRGSADYKRHLAAELTRRTLRRAVERARS from the coding sequence ATGCAGGTGCCGGCACCGTTCGAGTACGAGCGAGCCACCAGTGTGGACCATGCGATCAGCCTTCTGGAGCGGCTGGGCGGCACCGCCCGCCTGATCGCCGGCGGGCACAGCCTGCTGCCGATGATGAAGCTTCGGCTGGCCAACTTCGACTACCTGATCGACATCAACGACCTGCACGCCGAGCTGGGCTACATCGAGACGGGCCCGGACGAGGTACGCATCGGCGCCATGACCCGACATCGGGAGCTGCTCGAATCCGCCGTGCTGGCGGCGGCGTTCCCCATCTTCGCCGACGCCGAGCGGGTGATCGCCGACCCGGTGGTGCGCAACCGGGGCACGTTGGGCGGCTCGCTCTGCCAGGCCGACCCGTCCGAGGATCTTTCGGCGGTCTGCACGACGCTGGACGCGCGCTGCGTGATCCGTGGCCCGGGCGGCGCCGAGCGGGTCGTGTCGATGGAGGAGTTCCACGTCGGGCCGTACGAGACCGCCGTCGCCGACGGCGAGATCCTGGTCGAGATCCGGCTGCCGGTGCGGCCGGGTTGCGGCAGCGCGTACGCCAAGGTCGAACGCCGGGCCGGCGACTGGGCCGTGGTGTCGGCCGGCTCGGCGGTGTGGCTCGACGGTGGAGCGATCGTCGACGCCCGGGTGGGGCTCGCGGCGGTCGGCCCCAACACGACCGGCATCCCGGAGATATCGGCCGCGCTGCGCGGGCAGGAGCCCTCGGAGAGCCTCTTCGAGCAGGCCGGGGCGATCGCGGCACGCAGTTGCGATCCGGTGACCGACCAGCGCGGCAGTGCGGACTACAAGCGGCATCTGGCCGCCGAGCTGACCAGGCGGACGCTGCGCCGGGCCGTCGAACGGGCGAGGAGCTGA